Proteins from a single region of Gossypium arboreum isolate Shixiya-1 chromosome 1, ASM2569848v2, whole genome shotgun sequence:
- the LOC108482502 gene encoding glycine-rich cell wall structural protein 1.8, protein MGIKKIFGAIFFVLLGIGICSATRSLLTLDEVASPGGHGGGGGSGGGGGSAGGHGGGASGYGGGGGEGGGAGGGYGGASGQGGGAGGGSGGGGASAGGASGYGNGGGEGGGTGGGYGGAGGHRGGAGGGSGGGGASAGGASAGGASGYGNGGGNGGGTGSGGGYEGANGHGGGGDNGGGGASAGGYGGGASGYGSGGGERGGAGYGGARGHGGGGGGGSGGGGAGAYGGGGAHAGGYGSGGGAGGGVNGGASGGVGGANEGGYGNGGRAGGDEGGHY, encoded by the exons ATGGGTATCAAGAAGATATTTGGAGCAATTTTCTTTGTGTTATTAGGTATAGGTATCTGTTCTGCAACTAGATCTCTCCTTACTCTTGATGAAGTAGCTTCTC CCGGTGGACATGGAGGTGGTGGTGGCAGTGGTGGTGGGGGAGGTAGTGCAGGTGGACATGGTGGTGGAGCTTCTGGATATGGTGGTGGAGGTGGTGAAGGAGGTGGAGCTGGTGGTGGTTATGGAGGAGCCAGTGGACAAGGAGGTGGTGCTGGTGGTGGCAGTGGTGGAGGCGGAGCTAGTGCAGGTGGTGCTTCTGGGTATGGCAATGGAGGTGGCGAAGGAGGTGGAACTGGTGGTGGTTATGGAGGAGCTGGTGGACATAGAGGTGGTGCTGGTGGTGGCAGTGGTGGAGGCGGAGCTAGTGCAG GCGGAGCTAGTGCAGGTGGCGCTTCTGGGTATGGCAATGGAGGTGGCAACGGAGGTGGAACTGGTAGTGGTGGTGGCTATGAAGGAGCTAATGGACACGGAGGTGGTGGTGACAATGGTGGTGGAGGAGCTAGTGCAGGTGGATATGGTGGTGGAGCTTCTGGATATGGAAGTGGAGGTGGTGAAAGAGGTGGAGCTGGATATGGAGGAGCTCGTGGAcatggaggtggtggtggtggcgGGAGTGGTGGAGGCGGTGCAGGAGCATATGGTGGTGGAGGGGCACATGCAGGTGGATATGGCAGTGGAGGAGGAGCTGGAGGAGGTGTTAATGGTGGTGCAAGTGGTGGTGTTGGAGGTGCAAATGAGGGAGGATATGGAAATGGTGGCAGAGCTGGAGGTGATGAAGGTGGTCACTATTAG